A single Perca flavescens isolate YP-PL-M2 chromosome 2, PFLA_1.0, whole genome shotgun sequence DNA region contains:
- the si:ch211-113e8.11 gene encoding uncharacterized protein si:ch211-113e8.11, with amino-acid sequence MNSLVGYGVSSESDSDGDLEDVNRDGVGSVEEMGEVASAVKKTRNFLLESCSTSSESEPEEEEPEPSSSSPHAYKPASSAACQPTLPAPSLGSLTSNKLPPPSLRTCSDGSVFANPFKAQADQKLSALQKHVPLTMQAKPSQIGGKRMCVSYRKDGRCRFGIKCKFAHDSDLQTRTDCHPPVSEETSASDQESQAGGSFGRGSQNLHQETKEEELGGQQVKKRKVGLSNTLIPPKRAMKQYAMQREREQINMS; translated from the exons atgaaCTCTCTGGTTGGCTACGGAGTGTCCTCGGAGTCCGACAGCGATGGAGATTTAGAGGATGTAAACCGTGATGGAGTTGG TTCTGTTGAGGAGATGGGTGAGGTGGCATCAGCTGTGAAAAAGACCCGCAACTTCTTGCTGGAGTCTTGTTCAACTTCCAGTGAATCAGaaccagaggaagaggagccagAACCCTCTTCATCATCACCACATGCCTATAAACCAGCATCTTCGGCAGCCTGCCAGCCCACCCTGCCTGCTCCTTCCCTGGGTTCCCTCACCTCCAATAAACTACCCCCTCCTTCTCTACGTACGTGTTCGGACGGCAGTGTGTTTGCCAACCCTTTCAAGGCTCAGGCAGACCAAAAGCTCAGCGCCTTGCAGAAACACGTCCCTCTCACAATGCAGGCCAAACCCTCCCAGATAGGAGGTAAAAGGATGTGTGTGTCATACAGGAAAGATGGGAGATGCAGGTTTGGGATCAAATGCAAGTTTGCTCACGACAGTGACCTCCAGACTCGCACCGATTGTCATCCACCTGTGAGTGAAGAAACATCAGCGTCAGATCAAGAGTCCCAGGCAGGTGGCTCATTTGGAAGAGGATCCCAGAACCTCCATCAGGAGACAAAAGAGGAAGAGTTAGGAGGGCAGCAAGTGAAGAAGAGAAAGGTTGGACTGAGTAACACCTTGATTCCTCC